One Paraburkholderia aromaticivorans genomic region harbors:
- the rsfS gene encoding ribosome silencing factor translates to MDIRKLQRVIVDALEDVKAQDIKVFNTTHLTALFDRVIVASGTSNRQTKALASSVRESVKENGGDVISTEGEDIGEWVLVDCGDAIVHILQPALRQYYNLEEIWGDKPVRIKLSTPDPFGGARSSEPDEDEDEEAPAVKKPARKTAARRK, encoded by the coding sequence ATGGATATTCGCAAACTGCAACGCGTGATCGTCGACGCTCTCGAAGACGTCAAGGCGCAAGACATCAAGGTGTTCAACACCACTCACCTGACCGCGCTGTTCGATCGCGTGATCGTCGCGAGCGGCACCTCGAACCGGCAAACCAAGGCGCTCGCTTCGAGCGTGCGCGAGAGCGTCAAGGAAAACGGCGGCGACGTCATCAGCACCGAGGGTGAGGACATCGGCGAATGGGTGCTGGTGGATTGCGGCGACGCGATCGTGCACATCCTGCAACCGGCCCTGCGCCAGTACTACAACCTCGAGGAAATCTGGGGCGACAAGCCGGTGCGCATCAAGCTGTCCACGCCGGATCCGTTCGGCGGCGCGCGCTCGAGCGAACCCGACGAGGACGAGGACGAAGAAGCGCCGGCCGTGAAGAAGCCCGCGCGCAAGACGGCCGCACGCCGCAAGTAA
- a CDS encoding nicotinate-nucleotide adenylyltransferase, whose protein sequence is MKPNAHPVALPRRIGLLGGTFDPIHDGHLALARRFAHVLQLTELVLLPAGQPWQKSDVSPAVHRLAMTRAAASELVLPGATVRVATDEIEHDGPTYSIDTLQRWREREGQDASIALLIGADQLVHLDTWRDWRRLFDFAHICAATRPGFDLASIPPVVAKEIDARRARADVLQATPCGHLLIDTTLAFNVSATDIRAHLREQVSQRLALAGDEQQDQAASHVPTAVWDYILQHHLYHR, encoded by the coding sequence CTGAAGCCGAACGCTCATCCTGTTGCCCTGCCTCGCCGGATCGGACTGCTCGGCGGCACTTTCGATCCGATCCACGACGGCCACCTCGCGCTCGCGCGGCGTTTCGCGCACGTGCTGCAACTGACCGAACTCGTGCTGTTGCCGGCCGGCCAGCCCTGGCAGAAATCGGACGTCTCGCCGGCCGTGCATCGCCTTGCCATGACGCGCGCGGCGGCCAGCGAACTGGTGCTGCCGGGCGCGACAGTGCGAGTCGCGACCGACGAAATCGAGCACGACGGTCCGACTTACTCGATTGACACGCTGCAACGCTGGCGTGAACGCGAAGGTCAGGACGCCTCGATTGCGCTCCTGATCGGCGCGGATCAACTGGTGCATCTCGACACATGGCGCGACTGGCGGCGCCTGTTCGACTTTGCGCATATTTGCGCGGCCACGCGGCCCGGCTTCGACCTCGCGTCGATTCCTCCCGTGGTCGCAAAAGAAATCGACGCGCGCCGTGCCCGCGCCGACGTTCTGCAAGCCACGCCCTGCGGCCACTTGCTGATCGATACGACGCTTGCGTTCAACGTTTCGGCCACCGACATTCGCGCGCATCTGCGCGAACAGGTGAGTCAGCGGCTCGCCCTCGCGGGCGACGAACAGCAAGACCAGGCGGCGAGCCATGTCCCCACTGCGGTGTGGGACTATATTCTTCAACATCATCTGTACCACCGGTAA
- the purD gene encoding phosphoribosylamine--glycine ligase, whose translation MKLLVVGSGGREHALAWKLAQSPRVQLVYVAPGNGGTAQDERLRNVNITEPAALADFVEQEQIAFTLVGPEAPLAAGIVNLFRSRGLKIFGPTREAAQLESSKDFAKAFMKRHAIPTAEYETFADVAAAHAYLDAKGAPIVIKADGLAAGKGVVVAQTLEEAHAAVDMMLSDNKLGDAGARVVIEEFLAGEEASFIVMVDGKHVLALASSQDHKRLLDSDQGPNTGGMGAYSPAPIVTPQLHARVMREIILPTVRGMEKEGIRYTGFLYAGLMIDAQGNPKTLEFNCRMGDPETQPIMARLKGDYSKVVEQAIAGTLDTVELEWDRRTALGVVLAAYNYPDTPRKGDRINDIPAETADSITFHAGTTLADGKLTTSGGRVLCVVGLADSVRSAQSVAYETINQISFDGMQYRRDIGYRALNRKHDVKTDGKH comes from the coding sequence ATGAAGTTACTCGTCGTCGGTTCCGGCGGTCGCGAACATGCACTCGCATGGAAGCTCGCGCAATCGCCGCGGGTTCAGCTCGTCTACGTGGCTCCTGGCAACGGCGGCACCGCCCAGGACGAGCGTCTGCGCAACGTCAACATCACTGAGCCGGCTGCGCTCGCCGATTTCGTCGAACAGGAACAGATCGCCTTCACGCTGGTCGGGCCGGAGGCGCCGCTGGCGGCCGGCATCGTCAATCTGTTCCGCTCGCGCGGTCTGAAGATTTTCGGACCGACTAGGGAAGCCGCTCAGCTCGAAAGCTCGAAAGACTTCGCCAAGGCGTTCATGAAGCGCCACGCGATCCCGACGGCCGAATACGAAACCTTCGCCGACGTCGCCGCCGCGCACGCGTATCTCGACGCCAAGGGCGCGCCGATCGTCATCAAGGCCGACGGCCTCGCCGCGGGCAAGGGCGTGGTGGTCGCGCAAACGCTGGAAGAAGCGCACGCCGCGGTCGACATGATGCTGTCGGACAACAAGCTGGGCGACGCCGGCGCGCGTGTCGTGATCGAGGAATTCCTCGCCGGCGAGGAAGCGAGCTTCATCGTGATGGTCGACGGCAAACATGTGCTGGCGCTCGCCTCGAGCCAGGATCACAAGCGTCTGCTCGACAGCGACCAGGGTCCGAACACGGGCGGCATGGGCGCCTACTCGCCCGCGCCGATCGTCACGCCGCAACTGCACGCCCGCGTGATGCGCGAAATCATCCTGCCGACGGTGCGCGGCATGGAGAAGGAAGGCATCCGCTACACCGGCTTCCTGTACGCCGGTCTGATGATCGACGCGCAAGGCAACCCGAAAACGCTCGAATTCAACTGCCGCATGGGCGACCCGGAAACGCAGCCGATCATGGCGCGTCTGAAGGGCGACTATTCGAAGGTGGTCGAGCAGGCCATCGCCGGCACGCTCGATACGGTGGAACTGGAGTGGGATCGCCGCACCGCGCTCGGCGTCGTGCTCGCCGCGTACAACTATCCGGACACGCCGCGCAAGGGCGACCGAATCAACGACATTCCGGCTGAAACCGCGGATTCGATCACGTTCCACGCGGGCACCACGCTGGCGGACGGCAAGCTGACCACCTCGGGCGGCCGCGTGCTGTGCGTGGTGGGTCTGGCGGATTCGGTGCGCAGCGCGCAGTCGGTCGCGTACGAAACGATCAACCAGATCTCGTTCGACGGCATGCAGTATCGCCGCGACATTGGCTACCGTGCGTTGAATCGCAAGCACGACGTCAAGACCGACGGCAAACACTAA
- a CDS encoding quinone oxidoreductase family protein, translating to MVKAIRFDKPGGPEVMKWVDVEVGEPGAGEIRVRQTAVGLNYIDVYFRTGLYPLPLPGGLGMEAAGEVTALGSGVTGLKVGDRIAYVGRPPGAYAQERVLQAAQVVRVPDALTDEQAASVMLQGLTAQYLLRRTYPVKAGDTILIQAAAGGVGLLVCQWAKALGATVIGTVGSDEKAEIATAHGCDHAIVYTRENFTRRVREITNGAGVPVVYDSIGKDTFTGSLDCLAPLGLFVSFGNASGPLPPIDSSEFAGRGSLFFTRPTLFTYIAKRSDYEAMSTELFDVLVSGKVKTSINQRYALADVGRAHAELEGRRTTGSTVLLP from the coding sequence ATGGTCAAAGCAATCCGATTCGATAAACCCGGCGGCCCCGAAGTGATGAAGTGGGTCGACGTCGAAGTCGGTGAGCCGGGCGCGGGCGAGATCCGTGTCAGGCAGACGGCGGTCGGGCTGAACTATATCGATGTGTACTTCCGCACGGGTCTGTATCCGTTGCCGTTGCCCGGCGGTCTCGGCATGGAGGCGGCCGGCGAAGTGACGGCGCTCGGCTCGGGCGTGACCGGTCTCAAGGTGGGCGATCGCATCGCGTACGTGGGGCGTCCGCCCGGCGCGTATGCGCAGGAGCGCGTGCTGCAGGCGGCGCAGGTCGTGAGAGTGCCTGATGCGCTGACCGACGAGCAGGCCGCCTCGGTGATGCTGCAAGGTCTGACCGCGCAATATCTGCTGCGCCGCACGTATCCTGTGAAAGCCGGCGACACGATCCTGATCCAGGCCGCGGCGGGCGGCGTCGGCCTGCTGGTGTGCCAGTGGGCGAAGGCGCTCGGCGCGACTGTGATCGGCACGGTCGGCTCGGATGAAAAAGCGGAGATCGCCACGGCGCACGGCTGCGATCACGCGATCGTCTACACGCGCGAGAACTTCACCCGGCGCGTGCGCGAGATCACCAACGGCGCGGGCGTGCCGGTGGTGTACGACTCGATCGGTAAAGACACGTTTACGGGTTCGCTCGATTGCCTCGCGCCGCTCGGCCTGTTCGTGAGTTTCGGCAATGCGTCGGGGCCGTTGCCGCCGATCGATTCGTCGGAATTCGCCGGACGGGGTTCGCTGTTCTTCACGCGTCCGACGCTGTTCACTTATATCGCCAAACGCAGCGACTACGAGGCGATGTCCACCGAGTTGTTCGACGTGCTGGTGTCGGGCAAGGTCAAGACGAGCATCAATCAGCGTTACGCGCTGGCGGATGTCGGCCGCGCGCACGCGGAGCTCGAAGGACGGCGGACGACAGGCTCGACGGTGCTGCTGCCGTAA
- the kdpF gene encoding K(+)-transporting ATPase subunit F — protein sequence MNWILWLSGAATALLFAYLVYALLRAEDIE from the coding sequence ATGAACTGGATTCTGTGGTTATCCGGCGCGGCGACCGCGCTGCTGTTCGCCTATTTGGTCTATGCGCTGTTGCGCGCGGAGGACATTGAATGA
- a CDS encoding potassium ABC transporter ATPase: MDVLYVGGLVLFSALTFALIAGCEKLMQFRRGQGARS; encoded by the coding sequence ATGGATGTGCTGTATGTCGGGGGGCTGGTGCTGTTTTCCGCGCTGACCTTCGCGTTAATCGCTGGCTGCGAGAAGTTGATGCAGTTTCGCCGTGGGCAGGGAGCGCGCTCATGA
- the hemF gene encoding oxygen-dependent coproporphyrinogen oxidase — MTDSSYDAQAVRSWLQGLQTHIADTLGAFDGTPFATDAWQRAPGEKLRGGGYTRILEGGNFFERAGIGFSDVAGDALPGSASAARPQLAGRGFEAMGVSLVLHPHNPHCPTVHMNVRLLIATKAGEEPVFWFGGGMDLTPYYGYEEDAQHFHRTCRDALQPYGADLYPSFKRWCDEYFFLKHRNEARGIGGIFFDDFSAPGFDQSFAMLRSVGDAFLKAYLPIIEKRRSIPYGQAERDFQAYRRGRYVEFNLVFDRGTLFGLQSGGRTESILMSMPPVVNWRYNWQPEPGTPEARLYSDFLVPREWV, encoded by the coding sequence ATGACCGATTCGAGCTACGACGCACAGGCCGTGCGCAGCTGGCTGCAAGGCCTGCAAACGCATATCGCGGACACGCTCGGCGCGTTCGACGGCACGCCGTTCGCCACCGACGCATGGCAGCGCGCGCCCGGCGAGAAGCTGCGCGGCGGCGGCTACACGCGGATTCTGGAAGGCGGCAACTTCTTCGAGCGGGCCGGTATCGGTTTCTCGGACGTCGCGGGCGACGCCTTGCCGGGTTCGGCGAGCGCGGCGCGTCCGCAACTGGCCGGCCGCGGTTTCGAGGCGATGGGCGTGTCGCTCGTGCTGCATCCGCACAATCCGCACTGCCCGACCGTGCATATGAACGTGCGTCTGCTGATCGCGACCAAGGCCGGCGAAGAGCCGGTGTTCTGGTTCGGCGGCGGCATGGATCTCACGCCGTACTACGGCTACGAGGAAGACGCGCAGCATTTCCATCGCACCTGCCGCGACGCGCTGCAGCCTTATGGCGCGGACCTCTACCCGAGTTTCAAGCGCTGGTGCGACGAGTATTTCTTCCTCAAGCACCGCAACGAAGCGCGCGGCATCGGCGGGATTTTCTTCGACGATTTCTCGGCGCCGGGCTTCGATCAATCGTTCGCGATGCTCAGGAGCGTCGGCGACGCATTCCTCAAAGCGTACCTGCCGATCATCGAAAAGCGCCGCAGCATTCCGTACGGTCAGGCTGAGCGCGATTTCCAGGCGTACCGGCGTGGACGTTACGTCGAGTTCAATCTGGTCTTCGACCGTGGCACACTGTTCGGGCTGCAGAGCGGCGGACGCACGGAATCGATCCTGATGTCCATGCCACCTGTGGTGAACTGGCGCTACAACTGGCAACCCGAGCCGGGCACGCCGGAAGCGCGTCTTTATAGCGATTTTCTCGTGCCGCGCGAGTGGGTGTGA
- the upp gene encoding uracil phosphoribosyltransferase, which translates to MTQDSRFPNLFILDHPLIQHKLSHMRDRDTSTRTFRELLREITLLMGYEITRNLPMTTRRLTTPLVEIDAPVIAGKKLAIVPVLRAGIGMSDGLLELVPSARVGHIGVYRAEDHRPVEYLVRLPDLEDRVFILCDPMVATGYSAVHAVDVLKRRNVAGENIMFLALVAAPEGVQVFQDAHPDVKLYVASLDSHLNEHAYIVPGLGDAGDRLFGTKN; encoded by the coding sequence ATGACTCAGGACAGCCGTTTCCCCAATCTCTTCATCCTCGATCACCCGCTGATCCAGCACAAGCTGTCGCATATGCGCGACCGGGACACCTCGACTCGCACATTCCGCGAACTGCTGCGTGAAATCACGCTGCTGATGGGCTACGAAATCACCCGCAATCTGCCCATGACCACGCGCCGCCTGACCACGCCGCTCGTCGAGATCGACGCGCCGGTGATCGCCGGCAAGAAGCTGGCGATCGTGCCGGTGCTGCGCGCCGGCATCGGCATGTCGGACGGCCTGCTGGAACTGGTGCCGTCGGCGCGGGTGGGCCACATCGGCGTGTATCGTGCCGAGGATCATCGGCCGGTCGAATATCTGGTGCGCCTGCCGGACCTCGAAGATCGCGTGTTCATTCTGTGCGATCCGATGGTCGCGACCGGCTACTCCGCCGTGCACGCGGTCGACGTGCTCAAGCGCCGCAACGTGGCCGGCGAGAACATCATGTTCCTCGCGCTGGTCGCCGCGCCCGAAGGCGTGCAGGTGTTCCAGGACGCCCATCCGGACGTCAAGTTGTATGTCGCCTCGCTCGATTCGCATCTGAACGAGCACGCGTACATCGTGCCGGGTCTCGGCGACGCCGGCGACCGCCTGTTCGGCACGAAAAACTGA
- a CDS encoding SDR family oxidoreductase yields the protein MDMGIAGRTALVCAASKGLGRGCAEALAAEGVNLTIVARTAETLEATAAEIRKQSGVEVKTVACDITTPEGRAAALAACPQPDILVNNAGGPPPGDFRNFTHEDWIRALESNMLTPIELIRATIDSMSANGYGRIVNITSSAVKAPIDVLGLSNGARSGLTGFVAGLARKVAPTGVTINNLLPGLFDTDRIGVTFEAQAKAQNISVDEARKQRTKTIPAGRFGTREEFGAACAFLCSVHAGYITGQNWLIDGGAYPGTF from the coding sequence ATGGACATGGGAATCGCAGGACGCACCGCGCTGGTCTGCGCGGCCAGCAAGGGCTTGGGACGCGGCTGCGCGGAAGCGCTCGCCGCCGAAGGCGTCAATCTGACGATCGTCGCGCGCACCGCCGAGACGCTGGAAGCGACCGCGGCGGAGATTCGCAAACAAAGCGGCGTGGAAGTAAAGACGGTGGCGTGCGACATCACCACGCCGGAAGGCCGCGCCGCTGCGCTCGCCGCCTGTCCGCAGCCGGACATTCTGGTCAACAACGCGGGCGGGCCGCCGCCGGGCGACTTCCGCAACTTCACGCATGAAGACTGGATCCGCGCGCTCGAAAGCAACATGCTCACGCCGATCGAGTTGATTCGCGCGACCATCGACTCGATGAGCGCGAACGGTTATGGGCGCATCGTCAATATCACGAGTTCGGCGGTGAAGGCGCCGATCGACGTGCTCGGGTTGTCGAACGGCGCGCGCTCGGGGCTGACGGGCTTCGTCGCGGGACTCGCGCGCAAGGTCGCGCCCACCGGCGTGACCATCAACAACCTGCTGCCTGGGCTGTTCGACACCGACCGCATCGGCGTCACCTTCGAGGCGCAAGCCAAGGCGCAAAACATTTCCGTCGACGAAGCGCGCAAGCAGCGCACGAAGACGATCCCCGCGGGCCGCTTCGGCACGCGCGAGGAATTCGGCGCCGCTTGCGCCTTCCTGTGCAGCGTGCACGCCGGCTACATCACCGGGCAGAACTGGCTGATCGACGGCGGCGCCTATCCGGGCACGTTCTGA
- the rlmH gene encoding 23S rRNA (pseudouridine(1915)-N(3))-methyltransferase RlmH produces the protein MKLHILAVGHKMPDWIATGFDEYAKRMPPELRIELREIKPEQRSSGRPAESVMAAERLKIEAALPKNARIVALDERGKDWTTMQLAGALPGWQQEGRDVAFLIGGADGLDPQLKARADMLLRVSSLTLPHAMVRVLLAEQLYRAWTITQNHPYHRV, from the coding sequence ATGAAACTGCATATCCTCGCCGTCGGCCACAAGATGCCGGACTGGATCGCCACCGGCTTCGACGAATACGCGAAGCGCATGCCGCCCGAGCTGCGCATCGAGTTGCGCGAAATCAAACCCGAGCAGCGTTCGTCGGGACGGCCGGCGGAAAGCGTGATGGCCGCCGAGCGGCTGAAAATCGAAGCCGCATTGCCGAAGAACGCGCGCATTGTCGCGCTCGACGAACGCGGCAAGGACTGGACCACCATGCAGCTCGCCGGCGCCCTGCCCGGCTGGCAGCAGGAAGGCCGCGACGTGGCGTTCCTGATCGGCGGCGCCGATGGACTCGATCCTCAGCTGAAAGCGCGTGCCGATATGCTGCTGCGCGTCTCCAGCCTGACCTTGCCGCACGCGATGGTCCGCGTGCTGCTTGCCGAACAGCTTTACCGCGCGTGGACCATCACGCAAAATCACCCCTATCATCGCGTGTGA
- a CDS encoding methylglyoxal synthase — translation MTTRIALIAHDHKKDDIVKLAGEYVDTLRRCDIVATGTTGGRIADAHGLTVERMLSGPHGGDLQIGAQLAEGRVDMVIFLRDPMTPQPHEPDINALVRACDVHNIPCATNISTARMVLDSLTLRLTQQV, via the coding sequence ATGACCACCCGCATCGCGCTGATCGCGCACGATCATAAAAAGGACGACATCGTCAAACTGGCCGGCGAATACGTCGACACGCTGCGGCGTTGCGACATCGTGGCGACCGGCACGACGGGCGGGCGCATCGCCGACGCGCACGGCCTCACGGTCGAGCGGATGTTGTCCGGCCCGCATGGCGGCGACCTGCAGATCGGCGCGCAACTCGCGGAAGGGCGCGTGGACATGGTGATCTTTCTGCGCGACCCGATGACGCCGCAGCCGCACGAGCCGGACATCAACGCGCTGGTGCGCGCGTGCGACGTGCACAACATTCCTTGCGCGACCAACATTTCGACGGCGCGCATGGTGCTCGACTCGCTGACCTTGCGCCTCACGCAACAGGTTTGA
- the kdpA gene encoding potassium-transporting ATPase subunit KdpA has translation MNSNNVLQAGLFIVVLLAAAVPMSRYLSAVMDGSSRVVRFGGPIERLLYRIAGVDSSTEMSWKHYAIATIAFNVLGVAFLYVLLRVQGWLPGNPQQFGPMTVDGAFNTAVSFVSNTNWQDYTPEQTVSYLTQMLGLTVQNFLSAATGIVVVIALIRGFARHTAQTIGNFWVDITRVTLYVLLPMSAIVAALLMSQGVVQNFKAYQDVPTLQTTTYAAPKLDAQGNPVKDAKGNPVTVDTPVKTQTVAMGPVASQESIKMLGTNGGGFFNGNSAHPYENPTPFSNFLQIFSILIIPAALALVFGRMITDRKQGVAVLAAMTIAFAVCVFGEISAEQGGNPAIAALHVDQSANALQSGGNAEGKETRFGIAQSGIFTVATTAASCGAVANTHDSLTPIGGLYPMLLMQLGEVIFGGVGSGMYGMLVFAMLAVFVAGLMIGRTPEYVGKKIEAYEMKMVSIVVLLTPLLVLVGTSIAVLTDAGKAGIANPGAHGFSEILYAFSSAANNNGSAFAGLTVSTPFYNWLTAIAMWFGRFGTIIPVLAIAGSLAAKKRIGVTGGTLPTHGPLFVVLLLGTVLLVGALTYVPALALGPGVEHLIMMGAH, from the coding sequence ATGAACTCGAACAATGTCCTGCAAGCGGGTCTCTTCATCGTCGTGCTGCTGGCAGCCGCGGTGCCGATGTCCCGCTATCTGAGCGCCGTGATGGACGGCAGTTCGCGAGTGGTCCGCTTCGGCGGTCCCATCGAACGTTTGCTGTATCGCATCGCGGGCGTCGATTCGTCGACGGAAATGAGCTGGAAGCACTACGCGATCGCCACGATCGCGTTCAACGTGCTCGGCGTGGCGTTCCTGTACGTGCTGTTGCGCGTGCAAGGCTGGCTGCCGGGCAATCCGCAGCAGTTCGGCCCGATGACGGTCGACGGCGCGTTCAACACCGCGGTCAGTTTCGTGTCGAACACGAACTGGCAAGACTACACGCCTGAGCAAACCGTCAGCTATCTGACGCAGATGCTCGGCCTGACCGTGCAGAACTTCCTTTCGGCGGCCACCGGCATCGTGGTGGTGATCGCGCTGATTCGCGGCTTCGCGCGTCACACCGCGCAAACCATCGGCAACTTCTGGGTCGACATCACGCGCGTGACGCTCTACGTCTTGCTGCCGATGTCGGCGATCGTCGCGGCTCTATTGATGAGCCAGGGCGTGGTGCAGAACTTCAAGGCCTATCAGGACGTCCCGACGCTGCAAACCACCACGTACGCCGCGCCGAAGCTCGACGCACAAGGCAACCCGGTGAAGGACGCCAAGGGCAATCCGGTCACGGTCGATACGCCCGTGAAAACGCAGACCGTCGCGATGGGTCCGGTTGCCTCGCAAGAGTCGATCAAGATGCTCGGCACCAACGGCGGCGGCTTCTTTAACGGCAACTCGGCGCATCCGTATGAAAACCCGACGCCGTTCTCGAACTTCCTGCAGATCTTCTCGATCCTGATCATCCCTGCCGCGCTGGCGCTGGTGTTCGGTCGCATGATCACGGACCGCAAGCAGGGCGTGGCCGTGCTCGCCGCCATGACGATCGCGTTTGCGGTATGCGTGTTCGGCGAGATCAGCGCGGAACAGGGCGGCAATCCGGCCATCGCCGCATTGCATGTCGACCAGTCGGCCAATGCGCTGCAGTCGGGCGGCAATGCGGAAGGCAAGGAAACGCGCTTCGGCATCGCGCAGTCCGGCATCTTCACGGTCGCGACCACCGCGGCTTCGTGCGGCGCGGTCGCCAACACGCACGATTCGCTGACGCCGATCGGTGGCCTCTATCCGATGCTGTTGATGCAACTCGGCGAAGTGATCTTCGGCGGCGTGGGTTCCGGTATGTACGGGATGCTCGTGTTCGCGATGCTGGCCGTGTTCGTGGCGGGGCTGATGATCGGCCGCACGCCGGAATACGTCGGCAAGAAGATTGAAGCGTACGAGATGAAGATGGTGTCGATCGTCGTGCTGCTCACGCCGCTGCTGGTGCTGGTCGGCACGTCGATCGCGGTGCTCACCGACGCGGGCAAGGCGGGTATCGCCAACCCCGGCGCGCACGGTTTCTCCGAAATCCTCTACGCGTTCAGTTCGGCTGCCAATAACAACGGCAGCGCGTTTGCGGGCCTCACCGTGAGCACGCCGTTCTACAACTGGCTCACCGCGATCGCGATGTGGTTCGGCCGCTTCGGCACGATCATTCCGGTGCTCGCGATTGCCGGTTCGCTGGCCGCGAAAAAGCGCATCGGCGTAACGGGCGGCACGTTGCCCACGCATGGTCCGCTGTTTGTCGTGCTGTTGCTCGGCACGGTGCTGCTGGTCGGCGCGCTGACTTATGTGCCCGCGCTCGCGCTCGGTCCTGGTGTCGAACATCTGATCATGATGGGCGCCCATTAA
- a CDS encoding YebC/PmpR family DNA-binding transcriptional regulator — protein MAGHSKWANIKHKKAAADAKRGKVWTRLIKEIQVGARMGGGDIDSNPRLRLAVEKAYDANMPKDNVNRAIQRGVGGVDGASYEEIRYEGYGIGGAAVIVDTMTDNRTRTVAEVRHAFSKNGGNMGTDGSVSFMFDHVGQFLFAPGTPEDKLMEAALEAGADDVVTNEDGSIEVLCPPNDFPKVKSTLEAAGFKAELAEVTMKPQTEVEFTGEDAVKMQKLLDALENLDDVQEVYTNAAIADE, from the coding sequence ATGGCGGGTCATTCGAAATGGGCCAACATCAAGCATAAGAAAGCAGCGGCCGACGCCAAGCGCGGCAAGGTCTGGACGCGGCTCATCAAGGAAATCCAGGTCGGCGCGCGCATGGGCGGCGGCGACATCGACTCGAACCCGCGCCTGCGGCTCGCCGTCGAAAAGGCGTACGACGCCAACATGCCGAAAGATAACGTCAACCGCGCGATCCAGCGTGGCGTGGGCGGCGTGGACGGCGCAAGCTACGAAGAAATCCGCTACGAAGGCTACGGCATCGGCGGCGCGGCGGTGATCGTGGACACCATGACCGACAACCGCACGCGCACGGTGGCGGAAGTGCGTCACGCGTTCTCGAAGAACGGCGGCAACATGGGCACGGACGGCTCGGTGTCGTTCATGTTCGATCACGTCGGCCAGTTCCTGTTCGCGCCCGGCACGCCGGAAGACAAGCTGATGGAAGCCGCGCTCGAAGCCGGCGCCGACGACGTCGTCACGAATGAAGACGGCAGTATCGAAGTGCTGTGCCCGCCGAACGATTTCCCGAAGGTGAAGTCCACGCTGGAAGCCGCGGGCTTCAAGGCCGAACTGGCCGAGGTGACGATGAAACCTCAGACGGAAGTCGAGTTCACCGGCGAGGACGCCGTGAAAATGCAGAAGCTGCTCGACGCGCTGGAGAATCTGGACGACGTACAGGAAGTCTATACAAACGCCGCGATCGCCGACGAATGA